From Methanobacterium congolense, one genomic window encodes:
- a CDS encoding formylmethanofuran--tetrahydromethanopterin N-formyltransferase: MSMESNIESKLEDTYCEAFKGICSRVIVTADDEETIKRAAYDATSTPGTVIGRVEGGVESFIDGSKTPDGRDGVILQFWYNTTDIQKFEVELSYRIRQDILVKPFTSLFDASVDPAGKIGTMKQVGHCGDGYEWEENLYGRDMIVVPIAIPDFKIERELGYMNGIMGANFWYMCSSKEAVLEAGRAALKAIEKVEGVITPFDICSAASKPETNYPWIGPTTNHPYCPSLKKTLQEESMVPEGVGYIPEIVINGLNMEAVQEAMKVGIEATLDFDDVLKVSAGNYQGKLGDYNIPLKELFE; encoded by the coding sequence ATGAGCATGGAATCTAATATAGAATCTAAACTTGAAGACACCTACTGCGAAGCATTCAAAGGCATATGCTCAAGGGTTATTGTAACAGCAGATGATGAAGAAACGATTAAAAGAGCAGCATACGATGCCACATCAACACCCGGAACAGTTATTGGAAGGGTTGAAGGAGGTGTTGAATCATTTATAGATGGTTCAAAAACTCCAGACGGTAGAGATGGAGTCATACTACAGTTCTGGTACAACACCACAGATATCCAAAAATTTGAGGTGGAACTGTCCTACAGGATAAGACAGGACATACTTGTAAAACCATTCACAAGCCTGTTCGATGCATCAGTGGATCCTGCAGGTAAAATAGGTACCATGAAACAGGTAGGCCACTGTGGAGACGGCTATGAATGGGAAGAAAACCTCTACGGAAGGGATATGATAGTGGTACCAATAGCAATACCAGATTTCAAGATAGAAAGGGAACTGGGTTACATGAATGGAATCATGGGTGCAAACTTCTGGTACATGTGCAGCAGCAAGGAAGCTGTGCTTGAAGCTGGAAGAGCCGCACTCAAAGCCATAGAAAAAGTTGAAGGGGTTATAACACCCTTTGATATCTGCTCTGCAGCTTCAAAACCTGAAACCAACTATCCATGGATCGGACCAACAACCAACCATCCATACTGCCCATCCCTTAAAAAAACACTTCAAGAAGAATCAATGGTCCCTGAGGGTGTGGGTTACATTCCTGAGATCGTGATAAACGGTCTGAACATGGAAGCAGTACAAGAAGCCATGAAGGTGGGTATTGAAGCCACACTGGACTTCGATGATGTTTTAAAGGTATCTGCAGGAAACTACCAGGGAAAACTTGGAGACTACAACATACCACTTAAAGAGCTGTTTGAATGA
- a CDS encoding carbohydrate kinase family protein codes for MNLDVVGFGALNLDKLYRVNKIACKDEESYITGLTESCGGSAANTIVGLSRLGMKTGFIGKVAGDREGCLLLRNLQNEGVNTEAVVQAPEGRSGSVSGFVDSEGQRALYVDPGVNDLIEPYEVPEDYIQGARVLHLTSFVANTCNQSLEAQKQLLNEIPDDVHVSFDPGMLYIERGLEFLEPFLQKTDILLINEAELKLLLNGAGESQDICECGSKKLLEYGVKMVVVKRGDRGAYVTDGQSSHFVDALNVECVDTTGAGDAFNAGFIYGFIRGENLLQATKIGNFTAACSVQKKGATDGLPDTSKLEEMDH; via the coding sequence ATGAATCTAGATGTTGTTGGATTTGGAGCCCTGAACCTTGACAAACTCTACAGAGTTAACAAAATAGCCTGTAAGGATGAAGAATCATATATAACAGGTTTAACAGAGTCCTGTGGAGGCTCAGCAGCCAACACCATAGTCGGGCTTTCAAGACTTGGCATGAAAACAGGGTTCATAGGTAAGGTTGCAGGTGACCGTGAAGGATGTTTACTCCTTAGAAACCTTCAAAATGAGGGTGTCAACACAGAGGCTGTGGTACAGGCACCTGAAGGTAGAAGCGGTTCAGTATCAGGATTTGTTGATAGTGAAGGTCAGAGGGCATTATACGTTGATCCGGGGGTTAACGACCTTATTGAACCCTATGAAGTTCCTGAAGATTATATTCAGGGGGCACGTGTTCTGCACTTAACCTCATTCGTTGCAAACACATGCAATCAATCTCTGGAGGCCCAAAAACAACTCTTAAATGAGATTCCAGATGATGTTCATGTGAGTTTCGACCCGGGAATGCTATACATAGAGAGGGGTTTGGAATTCCTTGAACCATTCCTCCAAAAAACAGACATACTCCTCATAAACGAAGCAGAATTAAAGCTTCTTCTAAATGGAGCAGGTGAATCACAGGATATATGTGAATGTGGAAGTAAAAAACTCCTTGAATACGGAGTAAAGATGGTTGTTGTGAAACGTGGGGACAGAGGTGCATACGTTACAGACGGCCAGTCCTCCCATTTCGTTGATGCTTTAAATGTTGAATGTGTTGATACAACAGGAGCTGGTGATGCATTCAATGCAGGATTTATCTATGGATTCATTAGAGGGGAAAACCTACTACAAGCAACCAAAATTGGTAACTTCACTGCAGCCTGCTCAGTACAGAAGAAAGGTGCAACAGATGGACTGCCAGATACATCAAAGCTTGAAGAAATGGATCATTAA
- a CDS encoding 4Fe-4S binding protein: protein MDITFKKKKNALEGEVVAKSRDMEHGAEEFKPEIEECSLKQRFITISPECVRCNLCAEECPVDAVQDAESTRPAKILENCVKCEICAQTCPVKAVHVLEGTSAVGEDVTYNLQDVQVPHRTLRMENISVDSEKCSSCGTCEKFCPTNAITVPEGETAIIDLDACVGCGACANVCPENAVDLQRKLGPVIKQEELFVDDDICVACGVCEENCPVDAIKLEDEEVVISKDKCISCEVCSRKCPVGALNFERLSDES, encoded by the coding sequence ATGGATATAACATTTAAAAAGAAGAAGAATGCTCTTGAGGGAGAGGTTGTTGCAAAATCGAGGGATATGGAGCACGGTGCTGAGGAATTCAAGCCTGAAATCGAGGAATGCTCCCTCAAACAGAGATTCATAACCATATCTCCAGAATGTGTAAGGTGCAACCTCTGTGCTGAGGAATGTCCAGTTGATGCTGTGCAGGACGCAGAATCAACCAGACCCGCAAAGATACTTGAAAATTGTGTTAAATGTGAAATTTGTGCTCAAACATGTCCTGTTAAAGCTGTACATGTACTGGAGGGCACATCTGCCGTTGGAGAGGATGTTACCTACAACCTGCAGGATGTTCAGGTTCCCCACAGAACCCTCCGCATGGAGAACATCTCAGTGGACAGTGAGAAATGTTCATCATGTGGTACATGTGAAAAATTCTGTCCAACCAATGCAATAACAGTACCTGAAGGTGAAACCGCAATTATAGACCTTGATGCATGTGTAGGATGTGGTGCATGTGCAAACGTATGTCCAGAAAATGCAGTGGACCTTCAGAGAAAGTTAGGTCCGGTTATCAAGCAGGAAGAACTCTTTGTGGATGATGATATCTGTGTTGCATGCGGTGTTTGTGAAGAAAACTGTCCTGTGGATGCAATAAAACTTGAGGATGAAGAAGTGGTTATCTCCAAAGATAAATGTATATCATGTGAAGTTTGCTCTAGAAAATGTCCTGTTGGAGCATTAAATTTTGAGAGGTTATCTGATGAAAGTTAG
- a CDS encoding CBS domain-containing protein produces MKVRELMDKEFVYVSPEESITDVSIRMEKYRKFTSPVLDKEMKLVGWITSLDVMRAFREGKKTVEEVMYPPEETICVKENDPARLAVLKAAEYRVVSIPVLNEDGVVVGIVRSFNIVRTLSQLYEIKVSKVFEAMESELKGVSWDELMEAAAFVTKRETGERIKAKEYEERIKNSTFGEAIWATGGLEKFFVGLIAIGELVIARKVARARK; encoded by the coding sequence ATGAAAGTTAGAGAATTGATGGATAAGGAATTTGTATACGTTTCACCCGAAGAAAGCATTACAGATGTATCAATTAGAATGGAGAAGTACAGAAAGTTCACAAGCCCGGTTCTTGACAAGGAAATGAAACTCGTTGGCTGGATAACCTCACTCGATGTTATGAGGGCTTTCAGAGAGGGTAAAAAAACCGTTGAAGAGGTTATGTACCCTCCAGAAGAGACAATATGCGTTAAAGAAAATGATCCTGCAAGACTTGCAGTTTTGAAGGCTGCAGAGTACAGAGTTGTTAGCATACCTGTTCTAAATGAAGATGGAGTTGTTGTGGGTATTGTAAGGTCCTTCAACATAGTTAGAACCCTCTCCCAGCTCTACGAGATCAAGGTCTCAAAGGTATTTGAAGCAATGGAAAGTGAACTGAAGGGTGTAAGCTGGGACGAGCTCATGGAAGCTGCTGCATTTGTAACCAAAAGGGAGACCGGTGAAAGGATCAAAGCAAAGGAATATGAGGAACGTATCAAAAATTCAACCTTTGGAGAGGCAATATGGGCAACAGGCGGTCTTGAAAAATTCTTTGTGGGACTCATAGCCATAGGTGAACTTGTTATTGCAAGAAAAGTTGCAAGGGCAAGGAAATAA
- a CDS encoding trans-sulfuration enzyme family protein, with protein MKFDTKTIHAGRKPCKITGAISTPIYQTSTFIFDDFDEPGEYDYTRTNNPTRKALENALAELEGGAAGFAFGSGMAAVTTAIHLLSAGDHVICADNIYGGSHRLFAEIMTRFGVEFSFVRITDEESLRNALKPNTKMIWVETPSNPLLNIIDLEVVSKVAKEQGILTVADNTFATPYFLRPIEHGIDIVLHSTTKYLNGHCDVIGGAIVTATEELGEEVHFLLNGLGTNASPFDSWLVLRGLKTLPLRMDKHELNAQRVAEYLNQHPGVSQVYYPGLPEHPGHHIAARQMTGFGGIVSFKLKSEGDVRPFLKNLDLFSLAESLGGADSLVEHAATMSHASMSEEARGEAGITDDLIRLSIGLEDADDLIEDLSRGLDGG; from the coding sequence ATGAAATTTGATACAAAAACTATACATGCTGGAAGAAAACCCTGTAAGATTACGGGTGCAATTTCAACACCAATTTACCAGACTTCAACATTTATCTTCGATGATTTTGACGAACCTGGGGAGTACGATTATACCAGAACCAACAACCCAACACGTAAAGCCCTTGAAAATGCCCTTGCAGAACTTGAAGGCGGTGCAGCAGGATTTGCATTTGGAAGTGGAATGGCTGCTGTAACAACTGCAATACACCTTTTAAGTGCAGGAGACCATGTTATATGTGCAGATAACATCTACGGTGGCAGTCACAGGTTGTTTGCTGAGATCATGACTCGTTTTGGTGTTGAATTCTCATTCGTGAGGATAACTGATGAAGAAAGCCTTAGAAATGCCTTAAAACCCAACACCAAGATGATATGGGTGGAAACACCTTCAAACCCGCTTTTAAACATCATAGACCTTGAAGTGGTTTCAAAGGTGGCAAAGGAGCAAGGAATACTCACTGTAGCAGACAACACCTTTGCAACACCCTACTTCCTACGGCCCATTGAGCACGGTATTGACATAGTTCTTCACTCAACAACCAAGTACCTCAACGGCCACTGTGATGTTATAGGTGGAGCGATAGTAACTGCAACGGAAGAACTTGGAGAGGAGGTTCATTTCCTCTTAAATGGACTGGGGACCAATGCTTCACCATTCGATTCATGGTTGGTGCTCAGGGGTTTGAAGACACTGCCACTTCGAATGGATAAGCATGAACTGAATGCACAAAGGGTTGCAGAGTACCTGAACCAGCATCCGGGGGTTAGTCAGGTTTACTACCCTGGACTCCCTGAGCATCCAGGTCACCACATTGCAGCACGTCAGATGACGGGTTTTGGAGGAATAGTGTCATTCAAACTCAAATCTGAGGGTGATGTCAGGCCTTTCCTTAAAAATCTGGATCTGTTTTCCCTTGCAGAGTCGCTTGGAGGTGCAGATTCTCTTGTTGAACATGCTGCGACCATGAGCCACGCATCCATGTCCGAAGAGGCAAGGGGAGAGGCAGGCATTACAGATGACCTCATAAGACTTTCCATAGGCCTTGAGGATGCAGATGATTTGATTGAAGATCTTTCAAGGGGATTGGATGGTGGATAA
- the thiI gene encoding tRNA uracil 4-sulfurtransferase ThiI: protein MEKNKPIIVRYGEIGVKSPKVRKRFEKKLISNIKSVVDGKIVLNQGRIFLFPEDQEKAIESLKKICGVVSFSPTVETVTDHDAIKETVEAYMKKLIEDGVFSPEKSFAVKCRRVGTHEFSSREMAGFCGSVVVELTGAPVNLSNPDFRLNVEVREGRTYIFHEKIQGIGGLPLGTQGRMIALVSGGIDSPVASFLMMKRGCDLTILNFDNCPYTSGSNEKIIKIYKKLKEYAAGSDLRLYQVNYGGFLQKCEEEAPSRMTCVLCKSGMYQIAEKLAQREKAFAIIDGSSVGQVASQTLPNILATRHSTSMPILSPLIGLDKLEISEMAKKIGTFDISILPDGGCSAAPKHPETNAVLEKVLETQEEISMDAELEAVFSTLKRLDLELD from the coding sequence ATGGAAAAAAACAAGCCAATAATTGTTAGATATGGTGAAATAGGAGTAAAAAGTCCTAAAGTAAGGAAAAGATTTGAAAAAAAACTCATATCAAATATCAAAAGTGTTGTTGATGGTAAAATAGTTTTAAATCAGGGCAGGATATTTCTATTTCCTGAAGATCAGGAGAAAGCTATTGAATCCCTTAAAAAGATATGTGGAGTGGTTTCATTCAGCCCCACAGTTGAAACAGTGACGGATCATGATGCCATAAAGGAAACAGTTGAAGCCTACATGAAGAAACTCATTGAAGATGGTGTTTTTTCACCTGAAAAATCCTTTGCAGTGAAATGCAGAAGGGTTGGAACCCATGAATTCTCAAGCAGAGAAATGGCAGGATTCTGCGGTTCAGTTGTAGTTGAACTTACAGGTGCACCTGTAAACCTGTCAAATCCTGATTTTAGACTTAACGTTGAAGTTAGGGAGGGTAGAACTTACATATTCCACGAGAAGATTCAGGGAATCGGAGGATTACCACTTGGTACCCAGGGCAGGATGATTGCACTTGTATCTGGAGGCATTGACTCTCCTGTAGCGTCCTTTCTCATGATGAAAAGAGGATGTGACCTTACAATACTGAACTTCGACAACTGTCCCTACACATCAGGATCAAATGAGAAGATCATCAAGATCTACAAGAAACTCAAAGAATATGCAGCAGGATCTGATTTAAGACTTTACCAGGTGAATTACGGAGGATTCCTCCAGAAATGTGAGGAAGAAGCTCCTTCAAGGATGACATGTGTCCTCTGTAAGAGTGGAATGTACCAGATCGCAGAAAAACTTGCACAACGTGAAAAAGCATTTGCAATCATCGATGGAAGCAGTGTGGGGCAGGTGGCATCTCAGACACTTCCAAACATACTTGCAACAAGACATTCAACTTCAATGCCAATATTAAGTCCGTTGATTGGTTTGGACAAGCTTGAAATATCCGAGATGGCCAAGAAGATAGGAACATTTGACATATCCATCCTTCCTGATGGTGGATGTTCAGCAGCTCCAAAACACCCTGAGACGAATGCAGTTCTTGAAAAGGTACTTGAAACCCAAGAAGAAATCAGCATGGACGCAGAACTTGAAGCAGTATTCTCCACCCTTAAAAGACTGGATTTAGAACTGGATTGA
- a CDS encoding sulfide-dependent adenosine diphosphate thiazole synthase: MEIFSKVSEKDVTKAIVSGFAEEFLDYIESDVIIIGAGPSGLIAAKRLAENGVKTLIIESNNYLGGGFWIGGYLMNKLTVREPGQRILDEVGAPYKKVQKGLYVADGPHACSKLIAAAMDAGAKVINMTKFDDVVVREDKVAGVVINWTPVSALPRAITCVDPVAIESKIVIDATGHDAVVVKSLEERGLVETEGFEPMWVEKSEDAVVEHTSEVYPGVFVTGMAVATTYGKPRMGPTFGGMLLSGEKAAELIIEKLNSNPSSGSEKAGIKSSK, encoded by the coding sequence ATGGAGATATTCTCAAAGGTATCTGAAAAAGATGTTACAAAGGCAATTGTATCTGGATTTGCAGAAGAATTCCTGGATTACATAGAAAGCGACGTAATAATAATAGGGGCCGGTCCAAGCGGACTCATAGCCGCAAAGAGACTTGCAGAAAACGGTGTTAAAACCCTCATCATAGAGAGTAACAACTACCTTGGAGGAGGCTTCTGGATCGGCGGATACCTCATGAACAAGTTAACAGTGAGAGAACCAGGTCAGAGAATCCTCGATGAAGTAGGAGCACCATACAAAAAGGTTCAGAAGGGACTTTACGTTGCTGACGGTCCACATGCATGTTCAAAGCTCATAGCAGCAGCAATGGATGCAGGTGCCAAGGTCATAAACATGACCAAGTTTGATGATGTTGTTGTAAGGGAAGATAAAGTTGCAGGTGTGGTTATAAACTGGACACCTGTCTCAGCACTTCCAAGGGCAATAACCTGTGTTGATCCGGTTGCAATTGAATCCAAGATAGTTATAGATGCAACAGGCCATGATGCAGTGGTTGTAAAATCACTTGAAGAACGTGGACTCGTTGAAACAGAGGGTTTCGAACCAATGTGGGTTGAAAAATCAGAGGATGCAGTTGTTGAACACACAAGTGAGGTTTACCCCGGAGTGTTCGTCACAGGAATGGCAGTTGCAACAACCTACGGAAAACCAAGGATGGGACCAACCTTCGGTGGAATGCTCCTATCTGGAGAAAAGGCTGCAGAATTAATCATTGAAAAACTGAATTCCAATCCTTCATCTGGATCTGAAAAGGCAGGAATAAAAAGCTCAAAATAA
- a CDS encoding MOSC domain-containing protein, with translation MNSTKTPSQRILAVCTSTNKGMKKKNVQREVLVENSGFSGDAHSSPETHRQVSLLAMESIDKMRELGLDVKPGDFAENITTCGLDLTPLPVGTRLSAGQDAVLEVTQIGKECHSPCEISRQVGDCIMPREGIFCRVIKGGNVETGDEIRII, from the coding sequence ATGAATTCAACCAAAACGCCATCACAAAGGATATTGGCAGTCTGTACAAGTACTAATAAGGGTATGAAGAAGAAAAACGTCCAGAGGGAAGTTCTCGTGGAAAACAGTGGCTTTTCAGGAGATGCCCACAGCAGCCCAGAAACCCACAGACAGGTCAGCCTCCTTGCAATGGAGAGCATAGACAAAATGAGGGAGTTGGGACTGGATGTTAAACCCGGAGATTTTGCAGAAAACATCACAACCTGCGGTTTAGATCTCACACCATTACCTGTTGGAACAAGACTCTCTGCAGGTCAAGATGCAGTCCTTGAAGTGACCCAGATAGGTAAAGAATGTCACAGTCCCTGTGAAATCAGTAGACAGGTAGGAGACTGTATAATGCCTAGGGAAGGCATCTTCTGCAGGGTTATAAAGGGTGGTAACGTTGAAACTGGGGATGAAATAAGGATTATCTAA
- the pdxS gene encoding pyridoxal 5'-phosphate synthase lyase subunit PdxS has translation MLHGTEVIKKGFAKMTKGGVIMDVVNAEQAGIAEDSGAVSVMALERVPADIRAAGGVARMADPSKVQEIIDAVSIPVMAKARIGHFVEAQVLQSLGVDMIDESEVLTPADESYHIDKTQFTIPFVCGARNLGEALRRINEGAAMIRTKGEAGTGNVVEAVRHMRVIQGTIRELQDKNEEELWAVARREEAPLELVKETAKQGRLPVVNFAAGGIATPADAALMMQLGSDGVFVGSGIFKSENPETVAKAIVQATAHYQDADLIAQVSTNLGKAMPGLEISTIPENQKLQKRGW, from the coding sequence ATGTTGCATGGTACTGAGGTTATTAAGAAGGGTTTTGCTAAGATGACTAAGGGTGGGGTTATTATGGATGTTGTGAATGCTGAGCAGGCTGGTATTGCTGAGGATTCTGGTGCTGTGTCTGTTATGGCGTTGGAGCGTGTGCCTGCGGATATCAGGGCTGCTGGTGGTGTTGCTCGTATGGCGGATCCTTCTAAGGTTCAGGAGATAATCGACGCAGTGTCCATTCCGGTTATGGCTAAGGCTCGTATTGGTCATTTTGTTGAGGCTCAGGTCTTGCAGTCTTTGGGTGTGGATATGATCGATGAGAGTGAGGTACTTACTCCTGCTGATGAGAGTTATCACATTGATAAGACGCAGTTCACCATACCATTTGTTTGTGGTGCAAGAAACCTAGGTGAAGCACTGCGTAGAATCAATGAAGGAGCAGCCATGATCCGAACCAAGGGCGAAGCAGGAACAGGAAACGTTGTAGAGGCTGTTAGACACATGCGCGTGATACAGGGAACCATCCGAGAACTACAGGACAAAAACGAAGAGGAACTATGGGCAGTGGCAAGACGTGAAGAAGCACCACTGGAACTCGTTAAAGAAACAGCCAAACAGGGCAGACTACCAGTTGTAAACTTTGCAGCAGGAGGCATAGCCACACCAGCAGACGCAGCACTCATGATGCAACTCGGATCAGACGGAGTATTCGTAGGAAGCGGAATATTCAAATCCGAAAACCCAGAAACAGTAGCAAAAGCAATAGTACAAGCCACAGCACACTACCAAGACGCCGACCTAATCGCACAAGTCTCAACCAACCTCGGAAAAGCAATGCCAGGACTCGAAATCAGCACAATACCAGAAAACCAAAAACTACAAAAAAGAGGATGGTAA
- a CDS encoding aldo/keto reductase, producing MTLLYREFGKTGKKVSILGFGCMRLPTIGGRPENIDKPLAGKMMTYAIENGVNYVDTAYPYHAASPKVGGASETFLGEFLSEGLRDEVKLATKLPIWLVEEKGDMDRILDEQLKRLQTDRIDFYLLHGLHRRFWPMLQEYDIFEFLDRAVEDGRIGYAGFSFHDELDFFIEAVDSYKWSFCQIQYNYMDQDFQAGRKGLEYAAKRGLGTAIMEPLRGGCLTRNIPEDIQALWDRAKTRKSLAEWALRFLWDHEDVNLVLSGMNSMDDVVENVEIAERGIPGSLTEDERNLIDDVREAYRSRVHVGCTGCNYCMPCPEGVNIPLNLSLLDDVYIYENLDKPSGNYFHLMGRKMSAGYCTECGECEKNCTQNLPIRKYLKETRETFEKK from the coding sequence ATGACGTTGCTTTACAGAGAATTTGGAAAAACAGGCAAAAAAGTTTCAATACTTGGATTTGGATGTATGAGGCTTCCAACAATTGGTGGAAGACCAGAAAACATAGACAAACCCCTTGCAGGGAAGATGATGACCTATGCAATTGAGAATGGTGTGAACTACGTGGACACTGCCTATCCATACCATGCAGCCTCACCCAAGGTTGGAGGTGCAAGTGAAACCTTCCTAGGAGAATTCCTGAGTGAAGGTTTGAGGGATGAGGTGAAACTTGCAACCAAACTTCCAATATGGCTTGTAGAGGAAAAGGGGGATATGGACAGGATTCTTGATGAGCAGCTCAAGAGGCTCCAGACAGACAGAATAGATTTCTATTTATTACATGGTCTTCACAGGCGTTTCTGGCCCATGCTCCAGGAATATGATATTTTTGAGTTTCTTGACAGGGCAGTTGAAGACGGCAGAATAGGGTATGCAGGTTTTTCATTCCATGATGAACTGGACTTCTTCATCGAGGCTGTGGACTCCTACAAGTGGAGCTTCTGCCAGATCCAGTACAACTACATGGATCAGGACTTTCAGGCAGGAAGAAAAGGCCTTGAATATGCAGCAAAGAGAGGACTTGGAACTGCAATTATGGAACCACTCCGTGGAGGATGCTTAACCCGAAACATTCCAGAGGACATCCAGGCGTTGTGGGATAGGGCGAAGACCAGAAAAAGTCTGGCTGAATGGGCCCTCAGATTCCTCTGGGACCATGAAGATGTGAACCTCGTTTTAAGCGGTATGAACAGCATGGATGACGTTGTTGAGAACGTTGAAATTGCAGAACGTGGAATTCCAGGATCCCTGACCGAAGATGAGAGAAATCTCATAGATGATGTCAGGGAAGCCTACAGATCAAGGGTCCATGTTGGATGCACAGGTTGCAACTACTGCATGCCATGCCCAGAGGGTGTTAACATTCCTCTGAACCTGAGCCTTCTGGACGATGTTTACATCTACGAGAACCTTGATAAACCATCTGGAAACTACTTCCACCTTATGGGCCGTAAGATGAGTGCAGGTTACTGTACAGAGTGCGGTGAGTGCGAGAAAAACTGCACACAGAACCTCCCAATAAGGAAGTACCTCAAGGAAACACGTGAGACATTTGAAAAGAAGTAG
- a CDS encoding exopolysaccharide biosynthesis protein, which yields MIKTSKKLKISDFIGGISSDIPEEGISFEDFLGLIGEYGVLITSLILVAPFLLPVSIPGSSLPFGLAIILLNVAGILKNKPIIPKRVMEYRVSRENFSKIMNGLARVLRGVERFSKPRLSIVTRNPVMRYVNTVITIICAFLLMLPLPIPLTDFLPAYGILFLMLGSLEGDGCLLIVGYLLVAVTFSYFVFMGIIGIDGLQMILHHVGISL from the coding sequence TTGATAAAAACATCCAAAAAACTTAAGATATCTGATTTTATTGGAGGTATATCCTCTGATATTCCAGAGGAGGGAATATCCTTTGAAGATTTTTTAGGGCTCATAGGTGAATATGGGGTCCTGATCACCTCTTTGATACTGGTTGCGCCATTCTTATTACCTGTCTCGATCCCAGGAAGCAGTCTGCCCTTTGGACTTGCAATAATCCTCCTGAACGTTGCAGGAATTTTGAAAAATAAGCCTATTATTCCAAAAAGGGTTATGGAGTACCGGGTGTCCAGGGAAAACTTTTCAAAGATCATGAATGGTCTGGCACGTGTCCTGAGGGGTGTTGAAAGGTTTTCAAAACCAAGACTGTCCATTGTAACCCGCAATCCAGTTATGAGGTATGTGAATACTGTAATCACCATCATCTGTGCCTTTCTCCTGATGCTTCCACTTCCCATCCCACTCACTGATTTTCTACCAGCATATGGAATTCTCTTTCTAATGCTGGGCTCCCTTGAAGGGGACGGATGCCTCCTGATTGTAGGTTACCTTCTGGTTGCAGTTACCTTTTCGTACTTCGTATTCATGGGGATAATCGGAATTGATGGACTGCAGATGATCCTGCATCACGTTGGCATATCATTATGA
- a CDS encoding acyltransferase family protein: MRKYYLDNLRWLIILILFPYHTLLIYSGIGSYYFHVANSSIANAFILTFAPWFMQLLFAIAGITTYYSLKRRDAKQYLEERVSKLLLPSVAGVILVIPVSVYFGYLYNGYTGNFLSFMLYHFSNALQNIGNGLLIGPLWFLLYLFIISLVALPIIMKYRNGTWKIPIEKVTLPKLLLLIIPLALGSFFINLYPEKSIVQFFLLFIFGYFLLSDDGIQQKLEDKRWPLFISFLVLTIIYLVMTVPSIGPAGTTATASTFTVASFLSMFLVKLFVNAILWLGVLGVMGMGKHYLEFKNRTTLYLSAASFPIYIFHIIWVNLFAYYIIGWIPNMMALQVILTMALSFIFTIATIEVVRRIKGVRFLFGIKG, from the coding sequence ATGAGAAAATATTATCTTGATAATCTACGCTGGCTTATAATTTTGATCCTGTTTCCATATCATACGTTACTTATCTACAGTGGCATTGGATCATACTACTTCCACGTTGCCAACTCAAGTATTGCCAATGCTTTCATCTTAACCTTCGCACCATGGTTCATGCAACTACTCTTTGCCATTGCAGGTATCACCACCTATTATTCCCTGAAAAGGAGGGATGCAAAGCAGTACTTGGAAGAAAGAGTATCCAAACTTCTCCTCCCCTCAGTGGCAGGCGTTATCCTAGTAATACCCGTGAGTGTATATTTCGGATACCTTTACAATGGATACACTGGAAACTTCCTCAGCTTCATGTTGTATCATTTCAGCAACGCCTTACAAAACATTGGGAATGGATTACTCATAGGCCCCTTATGGTTCCTTTTATACTTATTCATCATCTCCCTGGTGGCACTCCCCATCATAATGAAATACAGAAATGGAACATGGAAAATCCCCATAGAAAAAGTAACCCTACCCAAATTATTGTTACTCATCATCCCCCTGGCCCTTGGAAGTTTCTTCATCAACTTGTATCCTGAAAAAAGCATAGTACAATTCTTCTTACTCTTCATCTTCGGATACTTTTTACTATCTGATGATGGTATCCAACAAAAACTGGAGGATAAGAGATGGCCACTATTCATCAGTTTCCTGGTTTTAACCATCATATACCTTGTGATGACTGTGCCTAGCATCGGCCCAGCAGGAACTACTGCCACTGCTTCAACCTTCACAGTAGCATCCTTCTTATCCATGTTTTTGGTGAAACTATTTGTAAATGCCATCCTGTGGCTGGGAGTTCTGGGTGTGATGGGAATGGGTAAACATTACCTGGAATTCAAAAACCGCACAACTTTATATCTATCTGCGGCATCCTTCCCCATCTACATTTTCCACATAATATGGGTCAACCTCTTTGCCTACTATATCATTGGATGGATACCCAACATGATGGCCCTCCAAGTAATCCTTACAATGGCATTGAGTTTCATATTCACCATAGCCACCATTGAAGTAGTCAGAAGGATAAAGGGGGTCAGATTCCTCTTTGGAATCAAAGGCTAA